In Frondihabitans sp. PAMC 28766, a genomic segment contains:
- a CDS encoding sensor histidine kinase, with the protein MIVGRQNYPRKAAAFSDRLLRPFLIVAFVAVVATQLVESHAPATRLGWLLFAPVGLLALWTLLPAQRTPSAMRIALLLVFAILSGILFAVPIETFSVGFVFLAALYAGQLIEARLVAIAVAVVAAVTCAASSFIVDQFSPQGWPWWLGLTAGLPVYIGIARRERAAALEAAQEAAIESERARLSEAREAALLERGRIAREIHDVLGHSLSAISIQLDMADTLYTHDRLGESIAAVRRARTLAKSGIGETRRAVHALNEDPKPLTDTIQAIASSFGATFVVNGEPGLLNVETSQTLIRAAQESLTNAHRHAPGADIWTELTFSDVDSPDAFVVLRVLNGPSERAGRDQAIEEGIGMGLEGMKERAGLLGGIVIAGPIEDPYDYADGNTPTGWSVSMRLPR; encoded by the coding sequence TTGATCGTCGGCAGACAGAACTACCCGAGGAAGGCGGCAGCCTTCAGCGATCGCCTACTTCGGCCGTTCTTGATCGTGGCATTCGTCGCCGTAGTCGCGACGCAGCTCGTTGAGAGTCATGCGCCAGCGACTCGACTCGGCTGGCTGCTCTTCGCGCCGGTAGGCCTCCTTGCTCTATGGACTCTCTTGCCGGCGCAGCGCACGCCATCCGCGATGCGAATTGCGCTCCTGCTCGTGTTTGCCATCCTGTCCGGGATTCTGTTCGCAGTGCCGATCGAAACATTCTCGGTTGGGTTCGTCTTCCTGGCGGCCCTCTACGCCGGTCAGCTGATTGAGGCGCGGCTAGTGGCCATCGCGGTGGCCGTCGTCGCGGCGGTGACGTGCGCCGCGTCGAGCTTCATCGTGGATCAGTTCAGTCCGCAGGGGTGGCCGTGGTGGCTAGGCCTTACAGCAGGCCTGCCCGTATATATCGGTATTGCGCGCCGGGAGCGCGCGGCTGCATTGGAAGCTGCACAAGAGGCGGCCATTGAGTCGGAACGGGCCCGTCTGTCGGAAGCTCGCGAAGCGGCGCTCCTAGAGCGCGGGAGGATCGCGCGCGAGATCCACGATGTTCTCGGTCACTCACTGTCGGCCATTTCCATCCAATTAGACATGGCAGACACCCTCTATACCCACGATCGACTAGGAGAATCCATCGCGGCCGTGCGACGGGCCCGAACATTAGCCAAGTCCGGAATTGGAGAGACCCGCCGGGCAGTCCACGCTCTAAACGAAGATCCAAAGCCGTTGACCGATACGATCCAAGCGATCGCTTCATCGTTCGGTGCGACCTTCGTGGTGAACGGCGAGCCTGGGCTCTTGAACGTCGAGACCTCGCAGACGCTCATCCGGGCCGCGCAAGAAAGTCTCACTAATGCACACAGGCATGCTCCAGGCGCCGATATCTGGACCGAGCTCACATTCTCTGACGTTGATTCGCCAGACGCCTTCGTAGTCCTGCGTGTTCTCAACGGGCCGTCCGAGAGGGCGGGTCGCGACCAGGCAATAGAGGAAGGAATAGGAATGGGTCTCGAGGGTATGAAGGAACGGGCAGGCCTTCTTGGCGGCATAGTCATTGCCGGCCCGATCGAGGATCCCTATGACTACGCCGATGGCAACACCCCAACAGGGTGGTCCGTCTCAATGAGGTTGCCCCGATGA
- a CDS encoding response regulator transcription factor, whose protein sequence is MIRLLIADDQTAVRQALEVMLGLVEDLDVVGTAANGQEAVELAGKLRPDVVLMDLNMPVMGGAEATEHIVDANDAISIVVLTTFEDDESILRALRAGALGYLTKDADHFQIAQAVRSAHLGQSVLDPEVQTRLLRLASSVSARGGATGRDSAGKLGPIRTEASSLLTQREKEILQLIGAGLRNRDIADALTISEATVKTHINNIFTKADLHSRADAVRYALTVGGDAPEFTR, encoded by the coding sequence ATGATCCGATTGCTCATTGCTGACGATCAGACGGCCGTCCGGCAGGCGCTTGAGGTCATGCTCGGACTAGTTGAGGATCTCGACGTGGTCGGCACGGCCGCTAACGGCCAGGAGGCAGTTGAACTGGCAGGTAAATTGCGCCCTGACGTTGTGCTCATGGACTTGAACATGCCTGTCATGGGCGGCGCCGAGGCCACTGAACACATCGTGGATGCAAACGACGCTATCTCGATAGTTGTGCTCACCACGTTTGAGGACGATGAGTCGATTCTTCGGGCACTCCGAGCAGGAGCCCTTGGGTACTTGACCAAAGACGCCGATCACTTTCAGATAGCACAAGCCGTGAGAAGCGCCCATCTTGGCCAGTCGGTACTTGACCCCGAAGTCCAGACTAGGCTCTTACGACTGGCGTCTTCCGTATCGGCCCGCGGAGGCGCAACTGGTCGCGACTCTGCCGGCAAATTGGGGCCTATTAGGACCGAGGCGTCATCGCTCCTGACCCAGCGAGAGAAGGAAATCTTGCAACTCATTGGTGCAGGTCTCAGAAACCGCGACATTGCCGACGCACTGACCATCTCCGAAGCGACGGTCAAGACCCACATCAACAACATCTTCACCAAAGCAGACCTCCACTCACGTGCGGACGCCGTCCGATACGCGCTCACGGTAGGTGGAGATGCTCCGGAGTTCACTCGGTGA
- a CDS encoding TMEM175 family protein — MSPVPRWTPPVFQRGFDRLNALSDGVVAIAITLLVFPITGLATADPGANVLAILNQHSGKFITFFITFLVIAKLWVDNHGLYRDIQAYTPPLMWTHIVWLLAIVFIPFPMDVLSSASDTKFPNSAVYVGTLLLATAALFVEYTIAFRTPALQEEDVNLRPGFIGAVVDVLFVLVAFILTVTVPHWGLKPLLLLIPGGILGRALGYSFGEKHDGDPDRQDA, encoded by the coding sequence GTGAGTCCCGTACCGCGGTGGACGCCGCCCGTCTTCCAACGCGGATTTGACCGCCTCAACGCACTCAGCGATGGCGTCGTCGCGATCGCCATCACTCTGCTTGTGTTTCCGATTACGGGCCTGGCGACAGCCGATCCCGGGGCCAATGTCCTCGCGATCCTCAACCAGCACAGCGGCAAGTTCATCACCTTCTTCATCACCTTCCTCGTGATCGCGAAGCTGTGGGTCGATAATCACGGCCTTTACCGAGACATCCAGGCGTACACGCCCCCACTTATGTGGACCCACATCGTCTGGCTGCTGGCAATTGTGTTCATTCCCTTCCCCATGGATGTCCTGTCTTCTGCAAGTGACACTAAGTTTCCGAATTCGGCGGTCTACGTCGGAACTCTGTTGCTTGCGACAGCCGCCCTATTCGTCGAGTACACGATCGCTTTCCGCACTCCCGCCCTTCAGGAAGAAGACGTTAATCTGCGTCCCGGATTCATCGGAGCCGTTGTTGACGTTCTCTTCGTACTAGTTGCGTTCATACTTACGGTGACGGTTCCGCATTGGGGTCTGAAGCCGCTCCTTCTTCTGATCCCTGGTGGCATCCTGGGCCGTGCTTTGGGCTATTCCTTTGGGGAGAAGCATGACGGCGATCCGGACAGGCAAGACGCGTGA